A region from the Halobellus litoreus genome encodes:
- a CDS encoding cation:proton antiporter regulatory subunit, with product MTVYESDLPGVGKKHEIDLPDGSQLVVVTHNEGRREVFLRADPDTDSEKLFELPDRLARQVGTILEGAYFQPVKSQDIETLLGGDTLLEWVDVGEDSPIAGQTLGESDLRAETGASVVAIERDDDVISSPGAETTIHAGDRLVVVGTRENCEDFQSRVEGA from the coding sequence GTGACGGTCTACGAGAGCGACCTCCCGGGCGTCGGAAAGAAACACGAGATCGACCTGCCGGACGGGTCACAGCTCGTCGTCGTAACCCACAACGAGGGGCGTCGGGAGGTATTCTTGCGTGCGGATCCCGACACGGACTCCGAAAAACTGTTCGAGCTGCCGGACCGCCTGGCCCGACAGGTCGGGACGATCTTGGAGGGCGCGTACTTCCAGCCCGTCAAGTCCCAGGACATCGAGACGCTTCTCGGCGGCGACACGCTCCTCGAGTGGGTCGACGTCGGCGAGGACTCCCCGATCGCCGGACAGACGCTCGGGGAGTCCGATCTCCGCGCGGAGACCGGTGCCTCGGTCGTCGCCATCGAGCGCGACGACGACGTGATCTCGTCGCCGGGCGCGGAGACGACGATCCACGCGGGTGACCGGCTCGTCGTCGTCGGCACCCGTGAGAACTGCGAGGACTTCCAGTCGCGCGTGGAAGGCGCATAA
- the argH gene encoding argininosuccinate lyase: MTGEDAPTAGEGDSDSSDGSATSGDAVSSDGSGVVRRDRFSGGPARGFMSSLAADERIFAADLAVDRAHVVMLAEQDIVDDEVAGDILAALEEVESAGHAALPEGEDVHEAIETAVVERVGQDGGKMHTARSRNDEVATCIRYRLREDLLESAEATVALREALVEAAAEHVDTVMPGYTHLQPAQPTTVAHFLLSYESAFARDTARLLDAYDRTNRSPLGAAAFAGTPFDVDRERTAELLGFDGGSASKASGASSGAERLDGVVANSMDAAAGRDFLAESTAALATHATTLSGLAEDLVIFANKGFVDLADEYSSTSSIMPQKVNPDTLELVRAVAGDAIGGLSGLLTTLKGLPRAYNRDLQRATPHAWETVDAVSEATAVAAGAVATAEWPAETLEAAAGEGFSTATGVADALAMAGVPFRTAHEVLAAAAERADGDTPDIATLDAVAADVLGESLFTYVSRERVEAALDPVQSVASRDSAGGPAPEAVADQLVDAETGIDADTAALGDRRDALADAADLLDAEVGDYA; this comes from the coding sequence ATGACGGGCGAGGACGCGCCGACCGCAGGCGAGGGCGACTCCGATTCGAGCGACGGCTCCGCGACGAGCGGTGACGCCGTGTCGAGCGACGGCTCGGGCGTCGTCCGTCGCGACCGCTTCAGCGGCGGTCCCGCGCGCGGATTTATGTCCAGCCTCGCCGCCGACGAGCGGATCTTCGCCGCCGACCTCGCGGTCGACCGCGCGCACGTGGTGATGCTCGCCGAGCAGGACATCGTCGACGACGAGGTCGCCGGCGACATCCTCGCCGCGCTCGAGGAGGTGGAGTCCGCGGGCCACGCGGCGCTCCCCGAGGGCGAGGACGTCCACGAGGCCATCGAGACGGCGGTCGTCGAGCGCGTCGGCCAAGACGGCGGAAAGATGCACACCGCCCGCAGCCGGAACGACGAGGTCGCGACCTGCATTCGGTATCGCCTCCGCGAGGACCTGCTCGAATCTGCCGAGGCGACGGTCGCGCTCCGCGAGGCGCTCGTCGAGGCCGCCGCCGAGCACGTCGATACCGTGATGCCCGGGTACACGCACCTCCAGCCAGCCCAGCCCACGACAGTCGCGCACTTCCTGCTCTCGTACGAGTCGGCGTTCGCGCGGGACACCGCGCGCCTGCTCGACGCCTACGACCGGACGAACCGCTCGCCGCTCGGCGCGGCCGCCTTCGCCGGGACGCCGTTCGACGTCGACCGCGAGCGGACGGCCGAACTGCTCGGGTTCGACGGCGGCTCCGCGAGCAAAGCGAGTGGAGCCTCGTCAGGCGCGGAGCGCCTCGACGGTGTCGTCGCGAACTCGATGGACGCCGCCGCGGGGCGCGATTTCCTCGCGGAGTCGACGGCGGCGCTCGCGACGCACGCGACGACGCTCTCGGGGCTCGCGGAGGACCTCGTGATCTTCGCGAACAAGGGCTTCGTCGACCTCGCCGACGAATACTCCTCGACGTCGTCGATTATGCCCCAGAAGGTGAATCCGGATACCTTGGAACTCGTCCGCGCGGTCGCGGGCGACGCCATCGGCGGGCTCTCCGGGCTCCTGACGACGCTGAAGGGGCTGCCGCGCGCGTACAATCGCGACCTCCAGCGCGCGACGCCGCACGCCTGGGAGACGGTCGACGCGGTGTCGGAGGCCACGGCGGTCGCCGCCGGCGCGGTCGCCACCGCCGAGTGGCCCGCCGAGACGCTCGAAGCCGCCGCGGGCGAGGGATTCTCGACGGCGACGGGCGTCGCGGACGCGCTCGCGATGGCGGGCGTCCCGTTCCGCACGGCCCACGAGGTGCTCGCGGCGGCCGCCGAGCGCGCCGACGGCGACACCCCCGACATCGCAACACTTGACGCGGTCGCAGCCGACGTGCTCGGCGAGTCCCTGTTCACCTACGTGAGCCGTGAGCGCGTCGAAGCGGCGCTCGATCCCGTCCAGAGCGTCGCGAGCCGCGATTCGGCCGGCGGCCCCGCCCCCGAGGCCGTGGCCGATCAGCTCGTCGACGCCGAGACGGGGATCGACGCCGACACGGCGGCTCTCGGGGACCGCCGCGACGCGCTCGCCGACGCCGCCGACCTGCTCGACGCGGAGGTGGGCGACTATGCGTGA
- a CDS encoding dolichol kinase, translating into MLLSQPLSGVLSGVSQSELRRRLVHASGTGLPLLYVLEFVTWTQLGSVMLLASAIAAALEFFRLVVGLEWSIYDNLTRSYEQSNVAGYALFVFSITAVVLVFAPHVAVPAALMLTIGDPISGVLGTTREAGEPKRLRTLVAMFVVCLAVSLPFLVPAAGVAAGLAASVAAALGATLADGFKPVLAGYVVDDNLSIPPAASVAAGVVLAVTGAAPVFG; encoded by the coding sequence GTGCTGCTCTCCCAGCCGCTCTCCGGCGTTCTCTCGGGTGTGTCCCAGAGCGAACTCAGACGGCGGCTGGTCCACGCCAGCGGCACCGGGCTCCCGCTCCTGTACGTCCTCGAGTTCGTGACGTGGACGCAACTCGGCTCCGTGATGCTGCTCGCGTCGGCCATCGCGGCCGCGCTGGAGTTCTTCCGCCTGGTCGTCGGGCTCGAGTGGTCAATCTACGACAACCTCACGCGCTCCTACGAGCAGTCGAACGTCGCGGGATACGCGCTGTTCGTGTTCAGCATCACCGCCGTCGTCCTCGTGTTCGCCCCCCACGTCGCGGTTCCCGCCGCGCTGATGCTGACGATCGGCGATCCGATCTCGGGCGTCCTCGGGACGACCCGCGAGGCCGGCGAGCCGAAGCGGCTCCGGACGCTCGTCGCGATGTTCGTCGTCTGTCTCGCCGTCTCGCTCCCGTTTCTCGTCCCCGCCGCGGGCGTGGCGGCCGGCCTCGCGGCGTCGGTCGCGGCGGCCCTCGGCGCGACCCTCGCCGACGGCTTCAAGCCCGTGCTCGCGGGCTACGTCGTCGACGACAACCTCTCGATTCCCCCGGCGGCCTCGGTCGCCGCCGGCGTCGTTCTCGCGGTGACGGGTGCCGCGCCGGTGTTCGGGTGA
- the glyS gene encoding glycine--tRNA ligase has protein sequence MSEERTEGERLAELAKRRGYFFGASGAYGGAAGFYTFGPQGAALKSNVEDAWRDRFTVQEGNFEIEAPTIMPEPVFEASGHLDGFDDMLVECPECGESHRADHLVEDNTDVEDAESLPIAEVEDLIADNDLRCPNCGGALAGEAIEDFNLMFETNIGPGSSTPGYLRPETAQGIFVEFPRIKEYARNSLPFGATQIGRAYRNEISPRKSIVRTREFTQAELEQFVDPERDEPDLDSVADVEVTLYPATAQGSEDGEYVETTVGEAVSEGIVGDAWIGYFLGIAQEWYERVGVDMDRFRFRQHLAGERAHYAADCWDAESEVDGDWIEIAGFAYRGDYDLSKHGEHSDDDFTIFRQFDEPKTVEKAVVEPDMSVLGPEFGGAAADVKSALEELAERDPAAFESETVSVTVGGETKTVDSDVANFRIEEQTISGEHITPHVIEPSFGVDRTVYTLLAHAYHEDEVDGETRSYLSLSPTVAPTDVGVFPLVSNVAELTDRAEALVDDLRASGFSVVYDDSGSIGRRYRRQDEVGTPFCVTVDRDGLEGDGPDSVTIRERDTARQVRVPIDALVEELRAVASGEQSFDDLVDEYDLVAPGADA, from the coding sequence ATGAGCGAGGAGCGGACCGAGGGCGAGCGACTCGCCGAGCTGGCCAAGCGCCGCGGCTACTTCTTCGGCGCGAGCGGGGCCTACGGCGGTGCCGCCGGCTTCTACACCTTCGGCCCGCAGGGCGCGGCGCTGAAGTCGAACGTCGAGGACGCCTGGCGCGACCGCTTCACTGTCCAAGAGGGTAACTTCGAGATCGAAGCGCCGACGATTATGCCCGAGCCCGTCTTCGAGGCGTCGGGTCACCTCGACGGCTTCGACGATATGCTCGTCGAGTGCCCCGAGTGCGGCGAATCTCACCGGGCGGATCACCTCGTCGAGGACAACACCGACGTCGAGGACGCCGAGTCGCTGCCGATCGCCGAGGTCGAGGACCTCATCGCCGACAACGACCTCCGGTGTCCGAACTGCGGCGGGGCACTCGCGGGCGAAGCCATCGAGGACTTCAACCTGATGTTCGAGACGAACATCGGGCCGGGGTCGTCGACGCCGGGGTATCTCCGCCCGGAGACCGCGCAGGGCATCTTCGTCGAGTTCCCGCGCATCAAGGAGTACGCGCGCAACAGCCTCCCGTTCGGCGCGACGCAGATCGGCCGCGCCTACCGCAACGAGATCTCGCCGCGGAAGAGCATCGTCCGCACGCGTGAGTTCACGCAGGCGGAGTTAGAGCAGTTCGTCGACCCCGAGCGCGACGAACCGGACCTCGACTCCGTCGCCGACGTCGAGGTGACGCTGTACCCCGCGACCGCGCAGGGGAGCGAGGACGGCGAGTACGTCGAGACGACGGTCGGCGAGGCAGTCAGCGAGGGCATCGTCGGCGACGCGTGGATCGGCTACTTCCTCGGCATCGCTCAGGAGTGGTACGAGCGCGTCGGCGTCGATATGGACCGCTTCCGCTTCCGTCAGCACCTCGCGGGCGAACGCGCCCACTACGCCGCGGACTGTTGGGACGCCGAAAGCGAGGTCGACGGCGACTGGATCGAGATCGCGGGCTTCGCCTACCGAGGCGACTACGACCTCTCGAAGCACGGCGAGCACAGCGACGACGACTTCACCATCTTCCGGCAGTTCGACGAGCCCAAAACGGTCGAAAAGGCGGTCGTCGAGCCGGATATGAGCGTGCTCGGCCCCGAGTTCGGCGGGGCCGCCGCCGACGTGAAGTCGGCGCTCGAAGAGCTGGCCGAGCGCGACCCCGCGGCGTTCGAGTCGGAGACGGTCTCGGTCACGGTCGGCGGCGAGACCAAGACCGTCGACAGCGACGTGGCGAACTTCCGGATCGAGGAACAGACGATCTCGGGCGAGCACATCACCCCGCACGTGATCGAACCGTCGTTCGGCGTCGACCGGACGGTGTACACGCTGCTGGCGCACGCCTACCACGAGGACGAGGTCGACGGCGAGACGCGGTCGTATCTCTCCCTCTCGCCGACGGTCGCGCCGACGGACGTCGGCGTCTTCCCGCTGGTCTCGAACGTCGCGGAACTCACAGACCGCGCCGAGGCGCTCGTCGACGACCTTCGAGCGTCCGGGTTCAGTGTCGTCTACGACGACTCCGGCAGCATCGGCCGCCGGTACCGCCGGCAGGACGAGGTCGGCACGCCCTTCTGCGTCACCGTCGACCGCGACGGTCTGGAGGGCGACGGCCCCGACAGCGTCACGATCCGCGAGCGCGACACCGCTCGGCAGGTCCGCGTCCCGATCGATGCCCTGGTCGAGGAGCTCCGCGCCGTCGCGAGCGGCGAACAGTCCTTCGACGACCTGGTTGACGAGTACGACCTCGTCGCGCCGGGTGCGGACGCCTAG
- a CDS encoding argininosuccinate synthase, with amino-acid sequence MTSVALAFSGGLDTTVCVSLLQEEYGYDEVVGVTVDVGQPESEFEEAQETADAHGLDLHVVDAKDEFADLCFDSVRANATYQGYPLGTALARPVIANAILEVAEEEGCDALAHGCTGKGNDQLRFEVVWRASDLDVIAPVRELELTREWEQQYAEEHDLPVQSGNSGVWSIDTNLWSRSVEGGELEDPGYVPPEDIYEWTDDPANATETELVEIAFEDGYPVALDGEDLAPAELIEALNEQAGKHGVGRTDMMEDRMLGLKVRENYEHPAATTLLTAHEALEQLVLTKDERDFKRSIDDEWAQKGYEGLVDHPLVDALEGFIDETQSRVTGNVTIKFQGGQARPVARESEYAAYSEDAASFNTSGVGDITQQDATGVAKYHGFQSRLANAAIDAAEDDDEGDWE; translated from the coding sequence ATGACAAGCGTGGCACTCGCGTTCTCGGGCGGCCTCGACACCACAGTCTGCGTCTCGCTCCTGCAGGAGGAGTACGGCTACGACGAAGTCGTAGGCGTGACCGTCGACGTGGGGCAACCCGAATCCGAGTTCGAGGAGGCACAGGAGACCGCCGACGCGCACGGCCTGGACCTGCACGTCGTCGACGCGAAAGACGAGTTCGCGGACCTCTGTTTCGACTCCGTCCGCGCGAACGCGACCTACCAGGGCTACCCGCTCGGCACGGCCCTGGCCCGTCCGGTCATCGCGAACGCGATCCTGGAAGTGGCGGAAGAGGAGGGTTGCGACGCCCTCGCACACGGCTGTACGGGGAAGGGCAACGACCAGCTCCGCTTCGAGGTCGTCTGGCGCGCCTCCGACCTCGACGTGATCGCGCCCGTCCGCGAACTGGAACTCACTCGCGAGTGGGAACAGCAGTACGCCGAGGAACACGACCTCCCGGTCCAGTCGGGTAACTCGGGCGTCTGGTCGATCGACACGAACCTCTGGAGCCGCTCGGTCGAGGGCGGCGAACTGGAAGATCCCGGCTACGTCCCACCGGAGGACATCTACGAGTGGACCGACGACCCCGCCAACGCCACCGAGACGGAGTTAGTGGAAATCGCATTCGAGGACGGCTACCCGGTCGCTCTCGACGGTGAGGACCTCGCTCCCGCGGAACTCATCGAGGCGCTGAACGAGCAGGCCGGCAAACACGGCGTCGGCCGCACGGATATGATGGAAGACCGGATGCTCGGGCTGAAGGTCCGCGAGAACTACGAGCACCCGGCGGCGACGACGCTGCTGACCGCTCACGAGGCCCTGGAGCAACTCGTCCTCACGAAAGACGAGCGCGACTTCAAGCGCTCGATCGACGACGAGTGGGCACAAAAGGGCTACGAGGGCCTCGTCGACCACCCGCTCGTCGACGCCCTGGAGGGCTTCATCGACGAGACGCAGTCCCGCGTCACCGGTAACGTGACCATCAAGTTCCAGGGCGGACAGGCTCGTCCGGTCGCCCGCGAGTCGGAGTACGCCGCCTATTCGGAGGACGCCGCCTCGTTCAACACCTCCGGCGTCGGCGACATCACCCAGCAGGACGCCACCGGCGTCGCGAAGTACCACGGCTTCCAGTCGCGCCTCGCGAACGCCGCCATCGACGCGGCCGAGGACGACGACGAAGGCGACTGGGAGTGA
- a CDS encoding DUF7556 family protein — translation MTPNAAAVSDASRAEVMASVDSTPAQSEFVIADISRDDAWLSMRLSEAPSLQDWA, via the coding sequence ATGACGCCGAATGCGGCGGCTGTGTCCGACGCGTCGCGCGCCGAGGTGATGGCCTCGGTGGACTCCACTCCCGCTCAATCGGAGTTCGTTATCGCGGACATCTCCCGCGATGACGCGTGGCTTTCGATGCGACTGTCGGAGGCGCCGTCGCTCCAAGACTGGGCGTAG
- a CDS encoding PPC domain-containing DNA-binding protein: MHYREVDASREFLLRLETGADWRTEIEEFADLEGIDAAWFQAMGAVQDAEVWFYDQEDKEYQSVTFDEPLEVAACVGNVSDLDGDRFAHTHAVLSRPSGQALAGHLNAATVFAGEVYLRAFDESLVREHDETTDLDLWL, from the coding sequence ATGCACTATCGCGAGGTCGACGCGAGTCGGGAGTTCCTGCTTCGGCTCGAAACCGGGGCGGACTGGCGCACCGAGATCGAGGAGTTCGCCGACCTCGAAGGGATCGACGCCGCGTGGTTCCAAGCGATGGGGGCCGTCCAGGACGCCGAAGTGTGGTTCTACGACCAGGAAGACAAGGAGTACCAGTCGGTGACGTTCGACGAGCCCCTGGAAGTGGCCGCCTGCGTCGGTAACGTCTCCGACCTCGACGGCGATCGCTTCGCGCACACGCACGCCGTGCTCTCGCGGCCGAGCGGGCAGGCGCTCGCGGGACACCTCAACGCCGCGACCGTCTTCGCCGGCGAGGTGTACCTCCGCGCGTTCGACGAGTCGCTCGTCAGAGAACACGACGAGACGACCGACCTGGACCTCTGGCTGTAA
- a CDS encoding CBS domain-containing protein: MNVADAMTPREDVVTVELPGTRDDVLEYLQERGFSSVPVVKNSADGEEYRGLVSREELIERPDEDQLAVLMREVPTVTADTSVEEAAHLMLDSGSRRVPVVDGRLEGIVTVTDVIHAIARGEVDTDATAGDVATADVNTTYAGTPLPVAEREIYYANVPYTVCLDDDGRMSGILTEVDIIEVARVVEGEDDTGDSVAGQDDEWMWEGIKAIGKRYVPTRNVEIPSEPASKFMSDGVVTVSKRKSVVEVAQAMITEDIEQIPLVAGDQLVGIVRDVDLLEAL, from the coding sequence ATGAACGTTGCCGACGCGATGACTCCCCGCGAGGACGTTGTCACTGTCGAACTCCCGGGGACCCGCGACGACGTGCTGGAGTACCTCCAGGAACGCGGTTTCTCCTCCGTTCCGGTCGTGAAGAACTCCGCCGACGGCGAGGAGTACCGCGGCCTGGTCTCCCGCGAGGAACTGATCGAACGCCCCGACGAGGACCAACTCGCCGTGTTGATGCGGGAGGTCCCGACGGTCACCGCCGACACGAGCGTCGAGGAGGCGGCGCACCTGATGCTCGACTCCGGGTCCCGGCGGGTCCCAGTGGTCGACGGCCGCCTCGAGGGCATCGTCACCGTCACCGACGTCATCCACGCCATCGCCCGCGGCGAGGTCGACACCGACGCCACGGCGGGCGACGTCGCGACCGCGGACGTGAACACGACCTACGCCGGGACGCCGCTGCCGGTCGCCGAGCGCGAGATCTACTACGCGAACGTCCCCTACACGGTCTGTCTCGACGACGACGGGCGGATGAGCGGAATTCTCACCGAGGTCGACATCATCGAGGTCGCCCGCGTCGTCGAGGGCGAGGACGACACCGGCGACTCGGTCGCCGGCCAGGACGACGAGTGGATGTGGGAGGGCATCAAGGCCATCGGAAAGCGCTACGTCCCGACCCGGAACGTCGAGATCCCCTCCGAACCGGCCTCGAAGTTTATGTCCGACGGCGTCGTGACGGTCTCGAAGCGAAAGTCCGTCGTCGAGGTCGCGCAAGCGATGATCACCGAGGACATCGAGCAGATCCCGCTCGTTGCGGGCGACCAACTCGTGGGCATCGTCCGCGACGTCGACCTCCTGGAGGCGCTCTAG
- the lysW gene encoding lysine biosynthesis protein LysW, with product MAATITAEDPLTGEEIEIPADVEVGEIVDSPATGAELEVVSTDPLTLEEAPELEEDWGE from the coding sequence ATGGCAGCAACCATCACCGCCGAAGATCCGCTGACCGGAGAGGAGATCGAGATCCCCGCCGACGTCGAGGTCGGCGAAATCGTCGACAGCCCCGCGACCGGCGCGGAGTTGGAGGTCGTCTCGACCGATCCGCTGACACTCGAAGAGGCCCCGGAGCTCGAAGAGGACTGGGGCGAATAA
- a CDS encoding cation:proton antiporter: protein MAAGLLELGQVFAVLAVAGAAALRIGLSVIPLYVVSGMLAGPFVAGQVGLPYVSDGELLTVLAEVGIVLLLFFLGLEFSLDRLLAARSRISRAGVVDAAINLPLGIAIGLALGWSIVEALLLGGIVYISSSAIVTKTLIDLGWIANDEADPILGTLVFEDLFIAVYLAVVTSLVLGGADAGLNGLGRSLAIAFGFLGALLIAVQYGTAFFSRVLDVSDTESFVLRILGVVVPIAGVALALGVSEAVAAFFVGMGFSTSGHQERIERLLTPVRDVFAAVFFFWIGVGTDPRLLVGIAIPLVAVVLLTTPAKLVSGYVGGRVYDLSERRSLRVGLGLVPRGEFSLVIAALAAGGSTAVMRETIPALAVGYVLVMSVVGTVLMQRADRVEELIDRLRPGTSA, encoded by the coding sequence ATGGCCGCCGGGCTGCTGGAACTGGGGCAGGTGTTCGCCGTCCTGGCCGTCGCCGGAGCGGCGGCGCTGCGGATCGGCCTCTCGGTGATCCCGCTCTACGTCGTCAGCGGGATGCTCGCCGGTCCGTTCGTGGCCGGGCAGGTCGGGCTGCCGTACGTTTCGGACGGCGAACTGCTCACCGTTCTGGCGGAAGTGGGGATCGTGCTGTTGCTCTTCTTTCTGGGCCTGGAGTTCAGCCTCGATCGCCTGCTGGCGGCGCGCTCGCGGATCTCCCGCGCGGGCGTCGTCGACGCCGCGATCAACCTCCCGCTCGGTATCGCGATCGGCCTCGCGCTCGGGTGGTCGATCGTCGAGGCGCTGCTGCTGGGCGGGATCGTCTACATCTCCTCCTCGGCGATCGTCACGAAGACCCTCATCGACCTCGGCTGGATCGCCAACGACGAGGCCGACCCGATCCTCGGCACCCTCGTCTTCGAGGACCTCTTCATCGCCGTCTACCTCGCGGTCGTCACCTCGCTCGTCCTCGGCGGCGCCGACGCCGGACTGAACGGTCTCGGGCGTTCGCTGGCGATCGCCTTCGGGTTCCTGGGCGCGCTCCTGATCGCCGTCCAGTACGGGACGGCGTTCTTCTCGCGCGTCCTCGACGTCTCCGATACCGAGTCGTTCGTCCTCCGGATCCTGGGCGTGGTCGTCCCGATCGCGGGGGTCGCGCTCGCGCTGGGCGTGAGCGAGGCCGTCGCGGCGTTCTTCGTCGGGATGGGATTCTCGACCAGCGGCCACCAGGAGCGGATCGAACGACTGCTGACACCGGTTCGCGACGTCTTCGCCGCCGTATTCTTCTTCTGGATCGGCGTCGGCACCGACCCGCGACTGCTCGTCGGCATCGCTATCCCGCTCGTGGCAGTCGTTCTCCTGACGACGCCCGCGAAACTGGTCTCCGGCTACGTCGGCGGTCGCGTCTACGACCTCTCCGAGCGCCGGTCGCTCCGCGTCGGCCTCGGCCTGGTGCCGCGCGGGGAGTTCTCTCTCGTCATCGCCGCGCTCGCCGCGGGCGGATCGACGGCGGTGATGCGGGAGACGATTCCGGCGCTCGCGGTCGGGTACGTCCTCGTGATGAGCGTCGTCGGAACGGTGCTGATGCAGCGCGCAGACCGCGTGGAGGAGCTCATCGATCGGCTGCGTCCGGGTACGTCGGCGTGA